The following proteins are encoded in a genomic region of Bernardetia sp. MNP-M8:
- a CDS encoding lytic transglycosylase domain-containing protein: MSNRLKTGLILLTIAFLLGCILVQMFTQTLKSEITTLPDGYHNVLIRVPTTFEFCGEQVPLYDEEVKESFDKELYINVFRHSSTSLIIKRSEKFFPIIEQILREEEVPEDMKYIAVIESGLENVRSFAGADGYWQFMEETAKEFDLEISKEVDERFHIEKSTRAACKYLKRSYKKFGNWTLVAASYNRGMGGMNAALRNQNAISYYDVALNNETARYIYRALAFKEIMQHPEKYGFVIPKELRYPPVKYRKIPLDTTINDISALAVKYGMSYKTLKYHNPWLLMNKLTFDKKDLKNKKEYILLVPQNPPMPHSNVLAQESLQMQKMLDSILHEEDTVIDIQDVK; encoded by the coding sequence ATGAGTAACCGTCTAAAAACTGGTTTAATTTTACTCACCATTGCTTTTTTATTAGGTTGTATTTTGGTGCAAATGTTTACACAAACTTTAAAAAGTGAAATCACAACTCTGCCAGATGGTTATCATAATGTACTTATTCGTGTACCAACTACTTTTGAGTTTTGTGGAGAACAAGTTCCTCTCTACGATGAAGAAGTAAAAGAGAGTTTTGATAAAGAATTGTATATCAATGTTTTTCGCCATTCTTCTACTAGTTTGATTATTAAACGTTCTGAAAAATTTTTTCCAATAATTGAGCAAATTTTGAGAGAAGAAGAAGTTCCTGAAGATATGAAGTACATTGCTGTTATTGAAAGTGGACTTGAAAATGTACGTTCTTTTGCTGGGGCAGATGGTTATTGGCAATTTATGGAAGAAACAGCAAAAGAGTTTGACTTAGAGATTTCTAAAGAGGTAGATGAGCGTTTTCATATCGAAAAATCTACTCGTGCAGCCTGTAAATACCTCAAACGCTCTTACAAAAAATTTGGAAATTGGACACTCGTAGCAGCTTCCTACAATCGTGGAATGGGAGGAATGAATGCAGCATTACGCAATCAAAATGCTATTTCTTATTATGATGTTGCCCTAAACAATGAGACAGCTCGTTATATCTACCGTGCTTTAGCATTTAAAGAAATTATGCAACATCCTGAAAAATATGGTTTTGTTATTCCTAAAGAATTACGTTATCCACCTGTAAAATATCGAAAAATACCTCTTGATACTACTATAAATGATATTTCAGCACTAGCTGTGAAATATGGAATGAGTTATAAAACACTAAAGTACCATAATCCTTGGCTCTTAATGAACAAACTTACCTTTGATAAAAAAGACCTAAAAAACAAAAAAGAGTATATATTACTTGTTCCTCAAAACCCACCTATGCCTCACTCCAATGTTTTGGCTCAAGAATCTTTACAAATGCAAAAGATGCTAGATTCTATTCTTCACGAAGAAGATACGGTAATCGATATTCAAGATGTGAAATAA
- a CDS encoding RtcB family protein: MITGKTLIDLGFKPNKWFKEAIEYANKYNLEGDKLLNYLESIRPTIIEPFSVALDYHKNIRAESDLEISNVEQIHKTMAELMKTPTLVDGAVMPDACPTGGTGQIPVGGIAVAKNAIHPAMHSADICCSVMMTNLGQIDPKKVLDKAHSLTHFGGGGRKDIFDLPRDLEDKIKSNRFLNSERSLSFARTHLGTQGDGNHFLYVGRSEKTGETMLVTHHGSRGFGANLYSTGMKLAEFFRKEISPKTLAKNAWIPYDTEEGNQYWEALQIIREWTKLNHKLIHDTTQRRLKVETLDQFWNEHNFVFKEDDLFYHAKGATPLDDKFVPDSKDGLRLIPLNMSEPILIVKGETTDSNLGFAPHGAGRDVSRTQHKKSKGDKTKEQIFAEETEGLDVRFFSGHIDISELPSAYKNAQNVKDQMKEFGLGEVEDKILPYGCIMAGDWQIDAPWKVKARKKREAKERKAKNKISREKYRNG, from the coding sequence ATGATTACAGGAAAAACACTTATTGATTTAGGATTTAAGCCAAACAAATGGTTTAAAGAAGCTATTGAATATGCCAATAAATATAATTTGGAAGGCGATAAATTATTAAATTATTTGGAGTCAATACGCCCAACTATTATCGAACCTTTTTCTGTTGCGCTTGATTATCATAAAAATATTCGTGCAGAATCCGATTTAGAAATTTCTAATGTAGAGCAAATCCATAAAACAATGGCAGAGCTAATGAAAACACCTACTTTAGTAGATGGTGCAGTTATGCCAGATGCTTGTCCAACAGGTGGAACGGGTCAAATCCCTGTGGGTGGAATTGCCGTTGCCAAAAATGCTATTCATCCAGCTATGCACAGCGCAGATATTTGCTGCTCAGTTATGATGACTAATTTGGGGCAAATTGACCCTAAAAAAGTTTTGGATAAAGCTCATTCACTTACTCATTTTGGAGGAGGAGGAAGAAAAGATATATTTGATTTACCTAGAGATTTAGAAGACAAAATTAAATCGAATCGTTTTCTTAACTCTGAGAGAAGTTTGAGTTTTGCTCGTACACATTTAGGAACGCAAGGAGATGGAAATCACTTTTTATATGTAGGACGTTCTGAAAAAACAGGTGAAACAATGCTTGTTACACACCATGGAAGTCGTGGTTTTGGAGCAAATTTATATAGTACAGGGATGAAATTAGCCGAATTTTTCAGAAAAGAAATTTCACCTAAAACACTAGCCAAAAATGCTTGGATTCCTTACGACACAGAAGAAGGAAACCAATATTGGGAAGCTCTTCAAATTATTAGAGAGTGGACAAAACTAAATCATAAATTGATTCATGATACCACACAAAGAAGACTTAAAGTAGAAACATTAGACCAGTTTTGGAACGAACATAATTTTGTTTTCAAAGAAGATGATTTATTTTATCATGCAAAAGGAGCAACTCCTTTAGATGATAAATTTGTTCCAGATTCGAAAGATGGTTTACGTTTGATTCCTCTAAATATGAGCGAACCAATTTTGATTGTAAAAGGTGAAACTACTGATTCTAACCTTGGTTTTGCACCACATGGCGCAGGTAGAGATGTTAGTCGTACTCAACATAAGAAAAGCAAAGGTGATAAGACTAAAGAACAAATCTTTGCAGAAGAAACAGAAGGTTTAGATGTTCGTTTTTTCTCTGGACATATTGATATTTCAGAATTGCCATCGGCTTACAAAAATGCTCAAAATGTAAAAGACCAAATGAAAGAATTTGGACTTGGTGAAGTAGAAGACAAAATTTTACCCTATGGTTGTATTATGGCTGGCGATTGGCAAATTGATGCACCTTGGAAAGTAAAAGCTAGAAAAAAACGTGAAGCAAAAGAAAGAAAAGCCAAAAATAAAATTTCTAGAGAGAAATATAGAAATGGATAG
- a CDS encoding SiaB family protein kinase, whose product MHDDFQITKYYNEFNKNGITAIFQGALSQSVLSEIAENLKEKISDRETIKSKIFAIFIELAQNIYHHSAEKKHFYTTNAHIGVGIVAIRDLPDCYSLSAGNMVRKHQREALEERCDYINGLDKKHLTEYYRQERKNAKGKTSTGAHVGLIDMVRRSGNPLEINFETISEKLSFFSITVTVDKDWQPMSTEEEKKAKL is encoded by the coding sequence ATGCACGACGATTTTCAGATTACTAAATATTACAACGAGTTTAATAAAAATGGTATTACTGCTATTTTTCAAGGTGCTTTGTCGCAATCTGTTTTATCAGAGATAGCAGAGAATCTGAAAGAAAAAATTTCGGATAGAGAAACTATAAAAAGTAAAATATTTGCTATTTTTATAGAGCTTGCCCAAAATATTTATCATCATTCAGCAGAGAAAAAACACTTCTACACGACTAATGCTCATATTGGAGTAGGAATAGTAGCTATTCGTGACTTGCCTGATTGTTACTCTTTAAGTGCTGGAAATATGGTCAGAAAACATCAACGAGAAGCCTTAGAAGAGCGTTGTGATTATATCAACGGGTTAGATAAAAAACATCTAACAGAGTATTATAGACAAGAGCGAAAAAATGCAAAAGGAAAAACAAGTACAGGCGCACATGTTGGTTTGATAGATATGGTTAGACGTTCTGGAAACCCTTTAGAGATAAATTTTGAAACTATTTCAGAAAAACTTAGCTTTTTTTCTATTACAGTAACTGTAGATAAAGATTGGCAGCCTATGAGTACAGAAGAAGAGAAAAAAGCCAAATTATAA
- a CDS encoding MarC family protein produces the protein MDELIKFGLVCFTTYFTIINPLGVMPVFMTMTADLSDEDRTATARKALITAFFTMIAFAFSGQLLFEFFGISADAFRVVGGIIFFMMGYDMLQARLIRTKMEEESVKSYVTDISITPLAIPMICGPGAITNSIVMMQDASTFDKKAVLIGVMFIICLITFFTLWASSKISKMLGETGNKILMRLMGLIVMVVAIEFFRSGLKPIVIDIVKAAMN, from the coding sequence ATGGACGAATTAATCAAGTTTGGGCTGGTTTGTTTTACTACTTATTTTACTATTATCAATCCATTGGGAGTAATGCCTGTATTTATGACCATGACAGCAGATCTTAGTGATGAAGACCGTACTGCAACAGCTAGAAAAGCTCTCATTACAGCTTTCTTTACCATGATTGCTTTTGCTTTTTCAGGACAATTACTTTTTGAATTTTTTGGTATTTCGGCTGATGCATTTCGGGTAGTAGGAGGAATCATTTTTTTTATGATGGGATATGATATGCTGCAAGCACGTCTTATTCGTACCAAAATGGAAGAAGAGTCTGTCAAAAGTTATGTAACTGATATTTCTATTACTCCATTAGCTATTCCGATGATTTGTGGGCCTGGTGCAATCACAAATTCTATTGTCATGATGCAAGATGCGAGTACTTTTGATAAAAAAGCCGTTTTGATAGGTGTTATGTTTATTATTTGCTTAATTACCTTTTTCACACTTTGGGCTTCTTCAAAAATCTCTAAAATGCTAGGAGAAACAGGTAATAAGATTTTGATGCGATTGATGGGACTTATAGTAATGGTAGTAGCAATTGAGTTTTTTAGAAGTGGTCTAAAACCGATTGTAATAGACATTGTTAAAGCTGCCATGAACTAA
- a CDS encoding DUF1987 domain-containing protein: protein MENFFLKGQKFTPTIDFNGHTGVLSIEGQSYPEHAEEIFAPVFEWLDRYLETPNRTILLNFQLSYFNTATSRRFQDLLETLEIYEKEKGGNVTINWHYREDDYDMLENGEDYIESIDLNINLVSVKHSEE, encoded by the coding sequence ATGGAAAATTTTTTTTTAAAAGGTCAAAAATTTACCCCTACCATTGATTTTAATGGACATACAGGAGTTTTGAGCATAGAAGGACAGTCATATCCCGAACACGCAGAAGAAATATTTGCACCTGTTTTTGAGTGGTTGGATCGTTATTTAGAAACTCCAAACAGAACTATTTTACTTAACTTTCAACTTTCTTATTTTAATACAGCTACTTCAAGGCGTTTTCAAGATCTTTTAGAAACGTTGGAAATATATGAAAAAGAAAAAGGAGGAAATGTAACTATAAATTGGCATTATAGAGAAGATGATTACGATATGTTAGAAAATGGAGAAGATTATATTGAATCGATTGACCTGAACATTAATTTAGTTTCAGTAAAACATTCAGAAGAATAA
- a CDS encoding phosphoribosylpyrophosphate synthetase, with amino-acid sequence MDNKKETQKQQKEDRIVLEELQHTNTTPSPNSPLHTLDTLSETMNALKNKGYSTDFNLKKDCLVCEKDGKEIHVYPSEFEIEDTFRFEGETNPSDASILYAIKSDKHNLKGVLVNAYGVYADDMAGEMAKKFK; translated from the coding sequence ATGGACAATAAAAAAGAAACTCAAAAACAACAGAAAGAGGACAGAATTGTATTAGAAGAATTACAACATACTAATACAACACCTTCACCTAACTCTCCTCTGCATACATTAGATACACTTAGTGAAACAATGAATGCACTAAAAAACAAAGGCTATTCAACTGATTTTAATCTCAAAAAAGATTGTTTAGTGTGTGAGAAAGACGGAAAAGAAATTCATGTCTATCCAAGTGAATTCGAAATTGAAGATACATTTCGTTTTGAAGGAGAAACCAACCCTTCTGATGCATCTATTTTATATGCTATCAAATCAGATAAACACAATTTGAAAGGTGTTTTAGTAAATGCGTATGGTGTTTATGCTGATGATATGGCTGGAGAAATGGCAAAAAAGTTTAAGTAA
- a CDS encoding RNA methyltransferase, which translates to MKQLSLDNLNRIGIDEFKEQKKQPIVIVLDNVRSAHNVGAAFRTSDAFSIEKIALCGITAKPPHREIQKTALGATESVDWEYFDTTNEAIDTLRSQGYSIFAIEQTTESQKLNTFFPKEEIKYAFVFGNEAFGVDEEVLQNCDAALEIPQFGTKHSLNVSVSLGIILWHCTEKMNIFS; encoded by the coding sequence ATGAAACAACTTTCCCTAGACAATCTTAATAGAATTGGAATCGACGAATTTAAAGAACAAAAAAAGCAACCCATAGTTATTGTACTGGATAATGTTAGAAGCGCACATAATGTAGGTGCAGCTTTCAGAACATCTGATGCCTTTTCTATTGAAAAAATTGCTTTATGTGGAATTACTGCCAAACCTCCACACCGAGAAATTCAAAAAACAGCTTTAGGAGCAACCGAATCTGTAGACTGGGAATATTTTGATACGACAAATGAAGCTATTGATACTTTACGCAGCCAAGGATATTCTATTTTTGCTATAGAACAGACAACCGAAAGTCAGAAATTAAATACATTTTTCCCTAAAGAAGAAATAAAATATGCTTTTGTTTTTGGTAACGAAGCCTTTGGAGTAGATGAAGAAGTGTTGCAAAATTGTGATGCTGCGTTAGAAATTCCACAATTTGGAACAAAACATTCTCTCAATGTTTCGGTAAGTTTAGGGATAATTCTTTGGCATTGTACAGAAAAAATGAATATATTTAGTTAA
- a CDS encoding response regulator, translated as MSDTFTNSNLISDTEAIAKTKKISSILYVDDEESNLRIFKSSFRRHYTIFTAISGKEGLEVLSTNDIQLVISDQKMPEMTGVEFLERVAESFPNTVRIILTAYSDTEDIMRAINKCGIFRYLVKPWNKDEMLLTIDKALETYSLRTENRQLVNALKSANEDLESKVKERTAELMATNEDLKKAKEQAEAATKTKEQFLSTMSHEIRTPLNAIIGMTHLLKNDRLEGEMAENIEILEFSAQNLLSLINSVLDISKMEAGKMAFEQAEFDLPALIQNTVEIFKARADENNILLRSNVDKNIPKSLLGDSTRLSQILNNLIGNAIKFTDEGTVTITVRLLHHKTEKVELLFAVSDTGIGISPEKINSIFDDFSQAEEDTSRKYGGTGLGLAITKQLVELQGGTINVMSTMMVGSTFSFQLGFKIGKIQPITANLPDATNIKNLKGVNILIVEDNKVNQILVRKFLNNWGANYQIAENGQIAVDLFKKNNFDVILMDLQMPVMDGYESARQIRLLEENTDKFTPIIALTASTLLNERERIVQVGMNDFLSKPFNPNELYQKIAQHSYTQLQKQVPQENEIKGGLNYSYFKNLAGADKEFYTELLELSEADLIEFNRILASTHLPDYETQLALVHHKIRATLRLLEVKELEVQINQLRRILSQTNQISEVTDRIQAIQKSIEMAILQIHEERK; from the coding sequence ATGTCTGATACCTTTACTAATTCAAATCTGATTTCTGATACAGAAGCAATTGCAAAAACAAAGAAAATATCTTCTATTCTTTATGTAGATGATGAGGAGAGTAATTTGCGTATTTTTAAAAGCTCGTTTAGAAGACATTATACTATTTTTACGGCTATTTCTGGAAAAGAAGGATTGGAAGTTTTATCAACTAATGATATTCAACTTGTTATCTCTGACCAAAAAATGCCAGAAATGACAGGGGTAGAGTTTTTGGAACGAGTTGCTGAAAGTTTTCCAAATACAGTTCGTATTATCTTGACAGCGTATAGTGATACAGAAGACATTATGCGAGCTATCAATAAATGTGGAATTTTTAGGTATTTGGTAAAGCCTTGGAATAAAGATGAAATGCTTTTGACAATTGATAAAGCATTGGAAACTTATTCTTTGCGTACCGAAAATAGACAATTAGTAAATGCTCTTAAAAGTGCTAATGAAGATTTAGAAAGCAAAGTAAAGGAGCGTACTGCTGAGTTAATGGCAACCAATGAAGACCTAAAAAAGGCAAAAGAGCAAGCTGAAGCAGCTACAAAAACAAAAGAGCAGTTTCTCTCCACCATGAGTCATGAAATTAGAACTCCTCTAAATGCTATTATCGGAATGACACATCTTTTAAAAAATGATAGATTAGAAGGTGAAATGGCTGAAAATATAGAGATTTTGGAGTTTTCGGCTCAAAACTTACTTTCTCTTATTAATAGTGTTTTAGATATCTCAAAGATGGAAGCTGGTAAAATGGCTTTCGAACAAGCTGAATTTGATTTGCCTGCCTTGATTCAGAATACGGTGGAAATCTTTAAGGCTCGTGCTGATGAAAATAATATTCTTCTTCGTAGTAATGTAGATAAAAATATTCCCAAATCATTACTTGGAGATTCGACACGTCTGTCCCAAATATTGAACAATCTTATCGGAAATGCTATCAAATTTACTGATGAAGGAACAGTTACTATTACAGTTCGCCTTTTGCATCACAAAACCGAAAAAGTAGAATTATTATTTGCTGTTTCAGATACAGGAATTGGTATTTCACCTGAAAAAATAAATTCAATTTTTGATGACTTTTCACAAGCTGAAGAAGATACTTCTCGCAAATATGGAGGAACAGGTTTAGGACTTGCTATTACAAAACAACTTGTCGAACTTCAAGGAGGAACTATCAATGTGATGAGTACAATGATGGTAGGTTCTACTTTTAGTTTTCAACTTGGTTTTAAGATTGGAAAAATACAACCAATTACAGCAAACCTTCCTGATGCTACAAATATTAAAAATTTGAAAGGAGTAAATATTTTAATTGTAGAGGACAATAAAGTCAATCAAATTTTGGTAAGGAAATTTTTGAATAACTGGGGGGCAAATTACCAAATAGCTGAAAATGGACAAATTGCAGTAGATTTATTTAAGAAAAATAACTTTGATGTTATTTTAATGGATTTGCAAATGCCTGTTATGGATGGCTATGAATCGGCTCGTCAGATACGACTTTTAGAGGAAAATACAGATAAGTTTACTCCTATTATTGCTCTTACTGCATCTACTCTCTTAAATGAAAGAGAGCGAATTGTACAAGTAGGAATGAATGATTTTTTGAGTAAACCATTCAATCCAAACGAGTTATATCAAAAAATTGCACAACATAGTTATACACAACTTCAAAAACAAGTTCCTCAAGAAAATGAAATTAAAGGAGGATTGAATTACTCTTATTTCAAAAATCTTGCTGGGGCAGATAAAGAATTTTATACCGAACTTCTAGAACTTAGTGAAGCAGATTTGATAGAATTTAATCGAATATTAGCCTCTACTCATTTACCTGATTATGAAACTCAACTTGCTTTAGTTCACCATAAAATACGTGCTACACTGCGTCTTTTGGAAGTAAAAGAATTAGAAGTGCAGATAAATCAACTGCGAAGAATACTTTCACAAACCAACCAAATAAGTGAAGTAACAGACAGAATACAAGCTATCCAGAAAAGTATAGAAATGGCTATTTTACAGATTCACGAAGAAAGGAAATAA
- a CDS encoding transposase has protein sequence MATKGLHTFYLPPYSPHLNIIERLWKEIKEGWIKPSDYTTAADLFYAVNRICEAIGKELKINFSECSF, from the coding sequence TTGGCAACAAAGGGATTGCATACTTTTTATCTACCACCTTACTCTCCACACTTAAATATTATTGAAAGACTTTGGAAAGAAATAAAAGAAGGCTGGATAAAACCATCTGATTATACAACTGCTGCTGATTTATTTTATGCTGTAAATAGAATATGTGAAGCTATAGGAAAAGAGCTAAAAATAAACTTTTCTGAATGCTCTTTTTAG
- a CDS encoding M14 family zinc carboxypeptidase — protein sequence MKLRVLPIVFFVFLFFINPIFAQKINSTSSKIQDYYFQTLQKQYEKKGDKLTFDPAISTPEQVLGFEIGDWHVSHDKLLFYLHTLAKQSNRISIDTIGFTHEQRPLIQLIITNPANQSNLEEIRKKHIELTNSSSATVSPESPIVVWQGYSIHGNEASGSNAALLYAYYLAAAQGGEIENKLKNAVIILDPSFNPDGLNRFASWVNMHKSKSQVSDPNRRETNEPFPMGRTNHYWFDLNRDWLPVQQPESKARLKRFHDWKPNILTDHHEMGTNSSFFFQPGVPQRTNPITPQKNQELTAKIGKFHAKFLDNIGSLYYTEQSFDDFYYGKGSTYPDVNGSVGILFEQASARGHAQESENGIITFEFAIRNQLTTSLSTLEAAVNLRKELLDYQQSFYKTAADFAKNSTEKGYLIGGKNDIPRFEALLKILEIHQIEFYTSKNEVKENQGKNSVIFSDKNSVVIPVNQTQGRLVKAIFDTPKTFKDSIFYDVSAWTFTYSFGLEQKILSQSEVSNLKGEKINASYFSDSFAKKNLALQKSEIGYLIDWKNYYAPRLVNQLLEINLNVKVSEEVFSYIMDEKKTDFDRGTIFVKAPENKNEAENVVQLLSEMSKEHSIQITSLETGLTDNGVDLGSPSFQTLKLPKVLVVVGEGVDSYEAGEIWHLLDARYGMKVSLIEASDLSLIDLHDYTTIVLPSGYPKNLNPNALSSWTENGGTLIAIGSSINFLKGSSYFNLNQKQSSSQNNSGQKERLMYSTRDNNRGSNYVGGLILEGQLDLSNPIAFGYESETIRIFKDNSIFLEYPDNPYTMPLIYTQNPKTNIVSGYLSDLNKEKLQNSVSIISKNIGRGKFVAFADNPNFRAFWYGTNRLFINAIFF from the coding sequence ATGAAATTAAGAGTATTGCCTATTGTATTTTTTGTTTTTCTGTTTTTCATAAATCCCATTTTTGCACAAAAAATAAATTCTACATCTTCAAAAATTCAAGATTATTATTTTCAAACTCTACAAAAACAGTATGAAAAGAAAGGTGACAAATTAACCTTTGACCCAGCTATTTCGACTCCTGAACAAGTTTTAGGTTTTGAAATTGGTGACTGGCACGTTTCACACGACAAACTTCTCTTTTATTTACACACTCTAGCAAAGCAATCTAATAGAATCAGTATTGACACTATCGGATTTACGCACGAACAGCGTCCACTTATTCAACTTATTATAACAAATCCTGCAAATCAATCAAATTTAGAGGAAATACGTAAAAAACATATTGAACTGACAAATTCTAGTTCGGCAACTGTTTCTCCTGAAAGTCCTATTGTGGTTTGGCAAGGGTATAGTATTCATGGAAATGAAGCCAGTGGAAGTAATGCAGCTCTTTTATATGCTTATTATTTGGCTGCTGCTCAAGGAGGGGAAATTGAAAATAAACTCAAAAATGCAGTTATTATTCTTGACCCAAGTTTCAATCCTGACGGTCTGAATCGTTTTGCAAGTTGGGTAAATATGCACAAAAGCAAATCACAAGTAAGTGACCCAAATCGAAGAGAAACCAACGAACCTTTTCCTATGGGAAGAACCAATCATTATTGGTTTGACTTAAACAGAGATTGGTTGCCTGTTCAACAGCCTGAAAGTAAGGCACGTTTAAAGCGTTTTCACGACTGGAAACCAAATATCCTGACAGACCATCACGAAATGGGAACAAATAGTAGTTTCTTTTTTCAACCAGGTGTGCCACAGCGTACAAATCCGATTACGCCACAAAAAAATCAAGAACTGACTGCTAAAATTGGTAAATTTCACGCAAAGTTTTTAGATAATATTGGCTCATTGTATTATACCGAACAAAGTTTTGATGATTTTTATTATGGCAAAGGTTCGACGTATCCAGATGTAAATGGTTCTGTAGGAATTCTTTTTGAACAAGCCAGTGCAAGAGGACATGCACAAGAGAGCGAAAATGGAATTATTACCTTTGAGTTTGCTATTCGCAATCAACTTACTACTTCGCTATCTACCTTGGAAGCTGCTGTAAATCTTAGAAAAGAACTGTTAGATTATCAACAAAGTTTCTATAAAACGGCTGCCGATTTTGCCAAAAATTCTACTGAAAAAGGATATTTGATTGGAGGAAAAAATGATATTCCACGTTTTGAGGCTCTTTTAAAAATTTTAGAAATCCATCAAATTGAATTTTATACTTCTAAAAATGAAGTGAAAGAAAATCAAGGAAAGAATTCAGTTATTTTTTCTGATAAAAATTCGGTTGTCATTCCTGTAAATCAGACCCAAGGCAGATTAGTAAAAGCTATCTTTGATACGCCAAAAACTTTTAAAGACAGTATTTTTTATGATGTTTCGGCTTGGACTTTTACTTATTCTTTTGGCTTAGAACAAAAAATACTTTCTCAAAGTGAAGTTTCAAATCTGAAAGGAGAAAAAATAAATGCTTCTTACTTTTCTGATTCATTTGCTAAGAAAAATTTAGCTTTGCAAAAAAGTGAAATTGGCTATTTGATTGATTGGAAGAATTATTATGCACCAAGATTAGTAAATCAATTATTGGAAATTAATTTGAATGTCAAAGTTAGTGAAGAAGTGTTTTCGTATATAATGGATGAAAAGAAAACCGATTTTGATAGAGGAACTATTTTTGTAAAAGCTCCTGAGAATAAAAATGAAGCTGAAAATGTAGTGCAATTACTTTCAGAGATGAGCAAAGAACATTCTATACAAATTACTTCTTTAGAAACTGGACTGACTGATAATGGAGTTGATTTGGGAAGCCCAAGTTTTCAAACCTTGAAATTACCTAAAGTTTTGGTGGTTGTGGGAGAAGGTGTTGATTCGTATGAGGCTGGCGAAATTTGGCATTTATTAGATGCTCGTTATGGAATGAAAGTTTCTTTGATTGAAGCCAGTGATTTATCATTGATTGACTTACACGACTATACAACGATTGTTTTGCCAAGTGGATATCCTAAAAATTTGAATCCAAATGCACTTTCTAGTTGGACAGAAAATGGAGGGACTTTGATTGCTATTGGTTCTTCGATTAATTTTTTGAAAGGAAGTTCTTATTTCAATTTGAATCAAAAACAATCTTCTAGTCAGAATAATTCAGGACAAAAAGAGCGTTTAATGTACTCAACTAGAGATAATAATAGAGGTTCAAATTATGTAGGGGGATTGATTTTAGAAGGCCAATTAGACCTTTCCAATCCAATTGCTTTTGGTTACGAATCTGAAACAATACGTATTTTTAAAGACAATAGTATTTTTTTAGAATATCCTGATAATCCATATACAATGCCTCTTATTTATACTCAAAATCCTAAAACAAATATTGTAAGTGGTTATTTATCAGATTTGAATAAAGAAAAGTTGCAAAACAGTGTTTCTATCATTTCAAAGAATATAGGAAGAGGGAAATTTGTTGCTTTTGCTGATAATCCAAATTTTAGAGCATTTTGGTATGGAACAAATCGTTTGTTTATAAATGCAATATTCTTTTAA
- a CDS encoding RHS repeat-associated core domain-containing protein produces the protein MRKLHRAKQAKGLQPDSYNVPRGELVLQLRDSTDSLIVEKRQKITISATVSWEKLTANFIAKEDGNLTVFIDNQDTEAVYFDALEINITERIRPLIVQEHHYYPFGMGMKGLEKENDLAYQFNGMIEREKAFGLELYETANRGYDPQIGRFWQVEPLADLFVGINVYQFGYNNPIYYNDPSGLEGVEGEGSVSPPGPALPDPYVSPEWWAAAERNPIIGSRMILLEEILYILLGVVTL, from the coding sequence TTGCGAAAGCTACACAGGGCAAAACAAGCAAAAGGCTTACAACCTGATAGTTATAATGTTCCTAGAGGAGAATTAGTCTTGCAGCTTAGAGATTCGACAGATAGTTTGATTGTAGAAAAAAGGCAAAAAATAACTATTTCTGCTACTGTTTCTTGGGAAAAACTAACAGCCAATTTCATAGCTAAAGAAGATGGAAACCTAACCGTTTTCATTGACAACCAAGATACAGAAGCTGTTTATTTTGATGCGCTAGAAATAAACATTACCGAGCGCATTCGTCCTCTTATAGTCCAAGAACACCATTACTATCCTTTTGGGATGGGTATGAAGGGCTTGGAGAAGGAAAATGATTTGGCATATCAGTTCAACGGAATGATAGAGCGAGAAAAAGCCTTTGGTTTGGAACTTTACGAAACAGCAAACCGAGGATATGACCCACAAATAGGGCGTTTTTGGCAGGTAGAGCCGTTAGCTGATTTGTTTGTAGGAATAAATGTCTATCAGTTTGGGTATAACAATCCTATCTATTATAATGATCCTAGTGGCTTAGAAGGTGTAGAAGGAGAAGGTAGTGTTAGTCCACCAGGGCCAGCACTACCAGACCCTTATGTTTCTCCTGAGTGGTGGGCTGCTGCTGAAAGAAATCCTATCATAGGAAGTAGGATGATTCTTTTGGAGGAGATTTTATATATTCTCCTTGGGGTGGTTACACTATAA